One Lysinibacillus sp. OF-1 DNA segment encodes these proteins:
- the ybaK gene encoding Cys-tRNA(Pro) deacylase yields the protein MAKAKHAKTNAIRLLEQQKIHFDVIEYETGDGQVDGVSVAEKIGHPVTRVFKTLVAKASAQKLFVFIIPVAEELDLKAAAKVVGEKKIEMLAVKDLLGYTGYVRGGCSPVGMKKLYPTVIDESALGQDSIIVSAGKIGMQIHVQLDDLKNMTKAQLAPITTTHA from the coding sequence ATGGCAAAGGCAAAGCATGCGAAAACAAATGCAATTCGATTATTAGAACAACAAAAAATCCATTTTGATGTGATTGAATATGAAACGGGAGACGGTCAAGTTGATGGTGTCTCTGTTGCAGAAAAAATTGGTCACCCTGTCACGCGTGTGTTTAAAACATTGGTAGCAAAGGCAAGCGCACAAAAGCTATTTGTATTTATCATTCCAGTGGCAGAGGAGCTGGATTTAAAAGCTGCCGCAAAGGTAGTAGGGGAAAAGAAAATCGAAATGCTAGCGGTAAAGGATTTACTTGGTTATACCGGTTATGTACGTGGCGGATGTTCACCAGTGGGGATGAAGAAGTTATATCCAACAGTAATAGATGAATCTGCCCTAGGGCAAGATAGTATTATTGTGAGTGCGGGGAAAATAGGTATGCAAATCCATGTTCAGCTAGACGACTTGAAAAATATGACAAAGGCACAGCTTGCCCCTATTACAACTACCCATGCGTGA
- a CDS encoding YczE/YyaS/YitT family protein codes for MRKIMGWRWTFFISGLIVMSLGITMSIKGKIVGTSPWDVLHVGLFQNFGLSIGTWSIITGLFIVASTSIVLREWPKIGTWLNMLLIGSFIDVFNLVLPSTDVYGLQITYFIIGLFVLSFGCGMYIAPNMGAGPRDTLMMILVEKFGGSIKTARMGIEVLVTIVGWLLGGPVGVGTVLIALTSGYIVQYSLPYCRKILMKCIGNIEGMKPFY; via the coding sequence ATGCGTAAGATAATGGGGTGGCGTTGGACATTTTTTATTAGTGGCCTAATTGTGATGTCACTTGGCATCACGATGTCGATAAAGGGGAAGATTGTTGGCACAAGCCCTTGGGATGTCTTGCATGTTGGGTTATTTCAAAATTTTGGGTTAAGTATTGGGACATGGTCTATTATAACAGGGCTCTTTATAGTTGCTTCAACATCGATTGTGTTACGTGAATGGCCAAAGATAGGCACTTGGCTGAACATGCTGCTCATCGGCTCCTTCATTGATGTATTTAATTTGGTGCTGCCATCTACTGATGTTTATGGCTTGCAGATTACATATTTTATCATTGGTTTATTTGTTTTGAGTTTTGGCTGTGGGATGTATATTGCACCGAATATGGGTGCAGGTCCACGAGATACTTTAATGATGATACTTGTTGAAAAGTTTGGTGGCTCGATTAAAACAGCCAGAATGGGCATCGAAGTTCTGGTGACCATTGTTGGCTGGCTTTTAGGAGGACCAGTTGGCGTAGGGACGGTATTAATCGCTTTAACTTCAGGCTATATTGTGCAATATTCATTACCGTATTGTCGTAAAATATTAATGAAATGTATTGGGAATATAGAAGGAATGAAGCCATTCTATTAA
- a CDS encoding nucleotide kinase, with translation MNGNVTYYFGHALTGQGVKHLYKEMIEEAELVYFLQGAPTFKGSELLKELGYFYVKQGFAVEWFKHALLEEVVEAVYVKGCNRLFVWASEWNIEPTLLGTKHRVMSFYDCLEEIQLEKVGEQLAEAMQERATWREKCIAKLDQAIKLHDDWEIITQSCMNWQALNEQVENLKTEVFQSIVLNKTGIRTHRLLGTLTPRGAENTVESITKSITTRFMIKGKPGTGKSSLMKGLADEANARGLDAQIIWCGLDAGSVDMVIIPELNFCIFDSTEPHVFDPQDGRLGDKIFDIGQHCALSEEAETAIEAVRAHYKEAIQDAMGHSKRYAEAEYTIRRLVDNCLSASLWREKTAPLFERLTK, from the coding sequence TTGAATGGAAATGTAACGTATTATTTTGGACACGCATTGACTGGGCAAGGTGTGAAACATTTATATAAAGAGATGATAGAAGAGGCGGAGCTTGTTTACTTTTTGCAAGGTGCCCCCACATTTAAAGGATCAGAGCTGTTAAAAGAGCTAGGGTATTTTTATGTGAAGCAGGGCTTTGCAGTCGAATGGTTTAAGCATGCTTTATTAGAGGAAGTAGTTGAGGCTGTTTATGTAAAGGGCTGTAACAGACTTTTTGTATGGGCCTCTGAATGGAATATCGAGCCAACTTTACTCGGTACAAAGCATCGCGTCATGTCCTTTTATGATTGTTTAGAGGAAATACAGCTTGAAAAGGTTGGGGAGCAGCTTGCTGAGGCGATGCAGGAGCGTGCAACTTGGCGTGAAAAATGTATTGCAAAGCTGGATCAGGCAATCAAGCTTCATGATGACTGGGAGATTATCACGCAAAGCTGTATGAACTGGCAGGCATTAAATGAACAAGTGGAAAATTTAAAGACAGAAGTGTTCCAGTCAATTGTTTTAAATAAAACGGGTATACGGACACATCGTTTACTTGGAACACTAACGCCTAGAGGTGCGGAAAATACCGTTGAAAGTATTACAAAAAGTATAACGACTCGCTTCATGATTAAAGGTAAGCCTGGTACAGGTAAGTCTTCATTAATGAAGGGTTTAGCGGATGAGGCCAATGCTAGAGGTCTTGATGCACAAATTATATGGTGTGGTTTAGATGCAGGTTCAGTGGATATGGTCATTATTCCAGAGCTTAATTTCTGTATCTTTGATAGCACAGAGCCCCATGTCTTTGATCCACAGGATGGTAGATTAGGGGACAAAATTTTTGATATTGGGCAACATTGTGCACTTTCAGAGGAGGCAGAAACAGCAATTGAGGCAGTTCGAGCACACTACAAAGAAGCTATCCAGGATGCAATGGGTCATTCGAAGCGTTATGCTGAAGCCGAATATACAATCCGCCGTCTAGTGGATAATTGTCTATCCGCATCCTTATGGCGTGAAAAAACAGCGCCATTATTCGAAAGATTAACAAAGTAA
- a CDS encoding glycine C-acetyltransferase, whose amino-acid sequence MIRLSKVLNAFLDENLQALHEQGLYNEIDPVEGANGPIIQVRGKNLVNLSSNNYLGLATNEELKRIAKETIDKYGVGAGAVRTINGTLDLHVKLEEKLAEFKGTEAAISYQSGFNCNMAAISAVMDKNDAILSDQLNHASIIDGCRLSKAKIIAFNHSDMDDLRAKAKAAKESGLYNKIMVITDGVFSMDGDIAKLPEIVEIAKEFDLITYVDDAHGSGVTGKGKGTVKHFGLEKEIDFQIGTLSKAIGVVGGYVAGKKNLIDWLKVRSRPFLFSTALPPGDVAAITAAVQMLIDSTELHDKLWDNGNYLKAGLEKLGFNIGASETPITPCIIGDENLTQEFSKRLFEEGVYAKSIVFPTVPKGTGRVRNMPTAAHTKEMLDDAIAIYEKVGRELGVIQ is encoded by the coding sequence ATGATACGCTTGTCAAAAGTATTGAATGCATTTTTAGATGAAAACCTACAAGCCTTACATGAACAAGGCTTATACAATGAAATTGATCCAGTAGAGGGAGCTAATGGCCCGATTATTCAAGTCCGTGGCAAAAATCTTGTTAACTTATCCTCTAACAACTATCTTGGCTTAGCAACAAATGAAGAATTAAAGCGTATTGCCAAAGAGACAATTGATAAATACGGTGTTGGTGCAGGTGCTGTTCGTACAATCAACGGGACACTTGATTTGCACGTTAAATTAGAAGAAAAGCTTGCTGAATTTAAAGGAACAGAAGCGGCTATTTCTTATCAATCTGGCTTTAATTGTAATATGGCAGCCATTTCAGCTGTAATGGATAAAAATGATGCGATTCTATCTGATCAATTAAACCATGCCTCTATTATTGATGGTTGTCGTTTATCAAAGGCGAAAATCATTGCGTTTAATCACTCCGATATGGATGATCTACGTGCTAAGGCAAAAGCAGCTAAAGAATCAGGATTATACAATAAAATCATGGTCATAACAGATGGTGTATTCTCAATGGATGGTGATATTGCTAAATTACCTGAGATTGTGGAAATTGCTAAAGAGTTTGATTTAATTACGTATGTCGATGATGCACATGGTTCAGGTGTAACAGGTAAAGGCAAAGGAACTGTGAAGCATTTTGGATTAGAAAAAGAAATTGACTTCCAAATTGGTACACTATCAAAAGCTATTGGTGTTGTGGGTGGCTATGTAGCAGGTAAGAAAAATTTAATTGATTGGCTGAAAGTTCGCTCTCGTCCATTCCTATTCTCAACAGCTCTACCACCTGGTGATGTAGCAGCCATTACAGCAGCTGTACAAATGCTGATTGATTCAACAGAGCTGCACGATAAGCTTTGGGATAATGGCAACTATTTAAAAGCTGGACTGGAGAAGCTTGGCTTTAATATCGGTGCATCTGAAACACCGATTACGCCTTGTATCATTGGGGATGAAAACCTGACACAGGAATTTTCAAAACGTCTTTTTGAAGAAGGCGTTTATGCAAAATCAATTGTTTTCCCAACTGTGCCAAAAGGTACAGGACGTGTTCGTAATATGCCAACAGCGGCACATACAAAAGAAATGCTGGATGATGCCATTGCGATTTACGAAAAAGTTGGTCGTGAATTAGGCGTTATTCAATAA
- a CDS encoding CaiB/BaiF CoA transferase family protein — protein MKQALQGLRVVDLSQVLAGPYCTMILADMGAEVIKIEKYPNGDDTRTMGPFINEESHMYMMVNRNKKGVCINLKTPEGLALFKELIQSVDVLVENYRPGVTKKLGIDYDTLKAINPGLIYCSISGYGQTGPYSQKGGYDIMAQGLNGLMHMTGEADGRPVKVGFAVNDIAAAQTALQSILMAYIYKLRSGEGQYIDVSLVESGLAWTVWEAAAYFGHGELPERTGTAHRVSAPYQGFKTQDDYILIGAGNQKLWEIFATKVINRPDWLDNPLFATNYSRAQHVKVLEAEIESELIKHQATYWLALLDEHGVPSSPIYSYDQTLNDPHILERGMVLSYEHPTAGPMRTLGFPAKFSQTPGHLTSAAPTLGQHNEEILQALNISAEDIQQLRTAKIIGSK, from the coding sequence ATGAAACAAGCATTACAAGGATTAAGAGTTGTTGATTTATCGCAAGTACTAGCTGGTCCTTATTGCACGATGATCTTAGCAGATATGGGTGCAGAGGTTATCAAAATTGAGAAGTATCCAAATGGAGACGATACCCGTACAATGGGTCCTTTTATAAATGAAGAAAGCCATATGTATATGATGGTCAATCGCAATAAGAAAGGGGTTTGTATTAATTTAAAAACGCCAGAGGGATTAGCTTTATTTAAAGAACTTATCCAATCTGTTGATGTCCTTGTGGAAAACTATCGACCAGGTGTCACAAAAAAGCTTGGTATTGATTATGACACATTAAAAGCTATCAATCCTGGTCTTATTTATTGCTCTATTTCAGGCTATGGACAAACGGGTCCGTATAGTCAAAAGGGTGGCTATGATATTATGGCACAGGGTCTGAATGGCTTAATGCATATGACGGGTGAAGCGGATGGTCGACCTGTAAAAGTCGGCTTTGCCGTGAATGATATTGCTGCTGCTCAAACAGCATTACAATCTATTTTAATGGCCTATATTTATAAGCTGCGTAGTGGCGAGGGGCAATATATTGATGTTTCCTTAGTGGAATCAGGTCTAGCATGGACTGTATGGGAGGCCGCTGCTTACTTTGGACATGGCGAACTACCGGAGCGGACTGGAACAGCACATCGGGTATCCGCACCCTATCAAGGTTTCAAAACGCAGGACGACTATATTTTAATAGGTGCTGGCAATCAAAAGCTATGGGAGATTTTTGCAACAAAAGTTATCAACCGACCTGATTGGTTAGACAATCCCCTCTTTGCTACCAACTATTCACGTGCCCAACATGTGAAAGTACTGGAGGCAGAAATTGAGAGCGAATTAATCAAGCATCAAGCTACTTACTGGCTAGCGCTATTGGATGAACACGGCGTACCCTCTAGCCCAATCTATTCCTACGATCAAACATTAAATGATCCACATATTCTAGAGCGTGGCATGGTCTTGTCCTATGAGCACCCAACTGCAGGACCGATGCGTACATTAGGCTTCCCAGCCAAGTTCTCACAAACACCAGGTCACCTAACAAGTGCAGCTCCTACTTTAGGACAACATAATGAGGAGATTTTACAGGCTTTGAATATCTCCGCTGAAGACATTCAGCAATTAAGAACAGCCAAAATTATAGGTTCGAAATAA
- a CDS encoding alpha-hydroxy acid oxidase → MTNITDGDLLLKNITAQAPFPICFADLEKAVAEKIEAGPFGYIRSGAGGEQTLRNNRAAFEKYSIVPRFLKDVSNVQTSINFFGKTYPTPLLFAPVGMNGMVHDEGELAVVRAAEHLNMPYIQSTVSTYALEEVAQAAPSATKWFQLYWSTNEEIAFSMVARAEAAGFEAIVLTVDTVMLGWREEDVRNQFSPLKLGYARGNYMNDPVFTATLPDDSFESYVQGVLQNVFHPTLNWAHVRELKKRTNLPILLKGILHPEDAKLAIDNGIDGIIVSNHGGRQLDGVIGSLDALPAIAKVVNGQIPIILDSGVYRGMDALKALALGADAVAIGRPFVYGLALEGQQGVEKVMTNLYDELKVSIALAGATSVKGLRNITLVKHDGTEVR, encoded by the coding sequence ATGACAAACATAACTGATGGTGATCTACTCTTAAAAAATATTACTGCACAAGCCCCCTTCCCCATTTGCTTTGCAGATTTAGAAAAGGCCGTAGCGGAAAAAATCGAAGCTGGACCTTTTGGCTATATCCGTTCAGGTGCTGGTGGTGAACAAACACTGCGCAATAATCGTGCAGCTTTCGAAAAGTATTCTATAGTTCCTCGCTTTTTAAAGGATGTTTCAAATGTTCAAACATCGATTAATTTTTTTGGTAAAACATACCCAACTCCATTGCTCTTTGCTCCCGTCGGCATGAACGGAATGGTTCATGATGAAGGTGAGCTTGCTGTAGTACGTGCTGCCGAGCATTTAAACATGCCCTATATTCAAAGCACCGTTTCCACTTATGCACTTGAAGAAGTTGCTCAAGCTGCTCCTTCTGCAACAAAATGGTTTCAATTATATTGGTCTACTAATGAAGAAATCGCTTTTAGTATGGTGGCACGAGCGGAGGCAGCCGGATTTGAAGCGATTGTCTTAACTGTCGATACAGTAATGCTTGGTTGGCGTGAAGAAGATGTCCGCAATCAATTTTCACCATTGAAGCTAGGCTATGCACGAGGCAATTATATGAATGATCCCGTTTTTACAGCCACTTTACCTGATGATTCATTCGAGTCCTACGTACAAGGTGTCTTGCAAAATGTCTTCCACCCAACACTTAATTGGGCGCATGTTCGAGAATTAAAAAAGCGTACAAACCTTCCTATACTATTGAAGGGAATTTTACATCCTGAAGATGCGAAGCTAGCTATCGACAATGGTATTGATGGCATTATTGTATCAAACCACGGTGGCCGTCAATTAGATGGTGTTATTGGTTCACTTGATGCACTTCCTGCTATTGCGAAAGTTGTGAATGGACAAATTCCTATTATTTTAGATAGTGGTGTCTATCGTGGCATGGATGCTTTAAAAGCACTTGCTTTAGGAGCGGATGCCGTTGCAATCGGACGCCCTTTCGTCTATGGGCTAGCCCTTGAAGGACAACAGGGCGTGGAAAAGGTGATGACCAATCTTTATGATGAATTAAAGGTTTCCATCGCTTTAGCAGGTGCGACTTCTGTCAAAGGATTACGCAACATCACATTAGTCAAACATGATGGGACTGAGGTTAGATGA
- a CDS encoding enoyl-CoA hydratase/isomerase family protein, producing the protein MTTEIYVEKNGYIATLVLNRPDKRNSLSKAMFQNIVEQLEQLRVDSSIKLLIVRGVNEVAFSSGADISEFLDIRYAADNAKAYNDLALKAIDTLYKFPHPTIAMIQGLAIGGGLELANACDFRIATPKSKLGITAANIGIVYNLESTKRLINLVGVAKAKEILYTANIFTAQDGKNIGLITALHEPEDIESATLHFAEHLLSKSSIANAGIKKMIQAIVDGENEESDELAQIVLNSFSSDDYNEGIQAFLNKRKPIFNK; encoded by the coding sequence ATGACAACTGAAATTTATGTAGAGAAAAATGGTTATATTGCAACGTTAGTGTTAAACCGACCTGATAAACGGAATTCCTTATCAAAGGCGATGTTTCAGAACATAGTAGAGCAACTTGAGCAGCTACGTGTAGATTCTTCTATTAAGCTCTTAATTGTCCGTGGCGTTAATGAAGTAGCCTTTTCATCTGGTGCCGATATTAGCGAGTTTTTAGATATTCGTTATGCCGCGGACAATGCCAAAGCCTATAATGATTTGGCTCTAAAGGCGATTGATACCCTCTATAAATTTCCTCACCCGACAATTGCTATGATTCAGGGTTTAGCCATTGGTGGTGGCTTAGAACTAGCCAACGCATGTGATTTTAGAATAGCGACACCAAAGAGTAAGCTTGGCATCACAGCGGCCAATATTGGTATTGTCTATAATCTTGAAAGTACAAAGCGTCTCATCAATCTTGTTGGTGTTGCCAAGGCGAAAGAGATTTTATACACAGCCAACATTTTTACAGCACAAGATGGAAAAAACATCGGTTTAATCACAGCCTTACATGAGCCAGAGGATATTGAAAGTGCCACGCTGCATTTTGCTGAACATCTATTAAGTAAATCATCCATTGCAAACGCAGGCATCAAAAAAATGATCCAAGCAATTGTAGATGGTGAAAACGAAGAAAGCGATGAGCTGGCACAGATCGTTCTTAATTCATTTAGTTCAGATGATTATAACGAAGGTATTCAAGCCTTCTTAAACAAAAGAAAGCCTATTTTCAATAAATAA
- a CDS encoding methionine ABC transporter permease has protein sequence MSSIQSFFTDWSDVIGKSIIETFQMVGISLLFSILIGIPLGLLIVLTRPGQSFDNKFLYQFFNLVINIIRSVPFIILLFFILPFTKLIVGTTIGVKGVIVPLVVYTAPYIARLMESALLEVDSGVVEAYTAMGIKRRHIIWHVLLREARPSIILGLTIATIGLIGATAMAGMVGAGGLGDLAYRYGHLRYEVDVMYATVFILIILVQSIQSIGNRFAAKLKKD, from the coding sequence ATGAGTAGTATTCAAAGCTTTTTTACAGATTGGTCAGATGTAATTGGCAAATCAATTATCGAAACATTTCAAATGGTCGGAATTTCTTTATTGTTTTCCATTCTCATTGGGATTCCATTGGGGCTATTAATCGTATTAACACGACCAGGTCAATCCTTTGACAATAAATTTTTATATCAATTTTTTAATTTAGTCATCAATATTATACGTTCTGTTCCATTCATCATTTTATTATTCTTCATTCTACCTTTTACTAAGCTGATCGTCGGCACAACAATTGGGGTTAAAGGTGTTATCGTTCCGCTAGTTGTCTATACAGCTCCTTATATTGCTCGACTGATGGAATCTGCGCTATTAGAGGTGGATTCGGGAGTGGTAGAAGCCTACACAGCCATGGGTATTAAACGTCGCCATATTATTTGGCATGTGCTATTACGTGAAGCTCGTCCATCTATTATTTTAGGCTTAACAATTGCCACAATTGGTTTAATCGGTGCTACGGCTATGGCAGGAATGGTTGGTGCTGGAGGTTTGGGTGACCTCGCCTATCGTTATGGTCATTTACGCTATGAGGTCGATGTTATGTATGCAACTGTCTTTATCTTAATCATTCTTGTGCAAAGCATTCAATCCATCGGCAACCGCTTCGCTGCGAAATTGAAAAAGGATTAA